TTCGTTCAATCGGGATCCTACCTGGCATCGTCGCCCCAGATCGACGTCAAGGCCCAGTTCGGCGGGCTCAGGATGCTTTTCGGCGGCGAGGGATTTTTTCTCCTCAAGGTGACGGGGATGGGAGACCTGTTCTGTTCCTCCTACGGCGCGATCATCCCCATCGACGTGGACGGCACCTATACCGTGGACACGGGACACATCGTGGCCTTCGAGGAAAGCCTTCAATTCAACGTCAAGCGCGTGGGCGGATGGAAATCGACCTTTCTCTCGGGCGAGGGACTGGTGTGTGAATTCAGCGGGAAGGGCAGGCTCTGGATCCAGTCCCGCGTCCCCGGCGGTTTCATAGGCTGGGTAAGCAAACTGTTGCCGAGGTGAGGCCATGAATATCGACATCAAGTACAATCCTTCATACGCGATGGCGCTGGTCAAGCTCGCCGACGGCGAGCAGGTCCAGGCGGAGGGCGGCGCCATGATGAGCATGTCGCCCA
Above is a window of Spirochaetota bacterium DNA encoding:
- a CDS encoding TIGR00266 family protein; this translates as MKYQMKHQPSYTLLHLELAPGEQVKTEAGAMVYMSPQLGIETQFGSGILSAVARKFLGGESLFVNIFSAGQQAGFIGLATGLVGDVFHQPMTGKALFVQSGSYLASSPQIDVKAQFGGLRMLFGGEGFFLLKVTGMGDLFCSSYGAIIPIDVDGTYTVDTGHIVAFEESLQFNVKRVGGWKSTFLSGEGLVCEFSGKGRLWIQSRVPGGFIGWVSKLLPR